One segment of Panicum virgatum strain AP13 chromosome 3K, P.virgatum_v5, whole genome shotgun sequence DNA contains the following:
- the LOC120696735 gene encoding uncharacterized protein LOC120696735, with translation MGNCLVIQDRKEIKIMSVDGSQVLPDVFPVKAPASVVDPAGAARVKLVISKQELKKMLDKEGMSLDDMVSLMQKEESDREREECCGGWRPALESIPEGRDL, from the coding sequence ATGGGGAATTGCCTGGTGATTCAAGACAGGAAGGAGATCAAGATCATGAGCGTGGACGGCAGCCAAGTCCTGCCGGACGTGTTTCCAGTGAAGGCGCCGGCGTCTGTGGTCGACCCTGCTGGCGCCGCCAGGGTGAAGCTGGTGATCAGCAAGCAggagctgaagaagatgctcgacAAGGAGGGCATGTCCCTGGACGACATGGTGTCTCTCATGCAGAAAGAAGAAAGTGATCGTGAACGGGAGGAGTGTTGCGGAGGGTGGCGGCCTGCGCTGGAGAGCATACCAGAGGGAAGAGATCTATAG
- the LOC120696736 gene encoding alpha carbonic anhydrase 7-like, whose product MVSPRAAIVFLVAAASIAVALSDGGPVLYGYEAGSATGPENWGKLSPEYRLCGQGKQQSPIDIVTKKAVPNPNLDTLERTYAASHGTLVNDGHDIMLKFDGAKVGTITIAGKVYSFDKLHWHAPSDHTINGQRFPLELHLVHKSADGGVAVIAILYQLGAPDSFYYQLRTQLAEMAADKCSFAEEESHVETGLVHLRSLQKRTGSYFRYTGSLTVPPCTENVIWNVLGKVRQISNEQLQLLKAPLPGSDARPVQPLNGRTVQFYNPPNSTISFQM is encoded by the exons ATGGTGTCCCCCCGTGCGGCCATCGTCTTCCTCGTCGCGGCCGCCTCCATCGCCGTCGCTCTCTCGG ATGGCGGCCCGGTGTTGTACGGGTACGAGGCGGGGAGCGCGACGGGGCCGGAGAACTGGGGGAAGCTGAGCCCCGAGTACCGGCTGTGCGGGCAGGGGAAGCAGCAGTCGCCCATCGACATCGTGACCAAGAAGGCCGTCCCCAACCCCAACCTCGACACCCTCGAGCGCACCTACGCCGCCTCCCACGGCACGCTCGTCAACGACGGCCACGACATCATGCTCAAGTTCGACGGCGCCAAGGTCGGCACCATCACCATCGCCGGCAAGGTCTACAGCTTCGACAAGCTGCACTGGCACGCGCCCTCCGACCACACCATCAACGGCCAGCGCTTCCCCCTGGAGCTGCACCTCGTCCACAAGAgcgccgacggcggcgtcgccgtcATCGCCATCCTCTACCAGCTCGGCGCCCCCGACTCGTTCTACTACCAGCTCAGGACCCAGCTCGCGGAGATGGCCGCCGACAAGTGCAGCTTCGCCGAGGAGGAGTCGCACGTGGAGACGGGGCTCGTGCACCTGCGCTCCCTGCAGAAGCGGACCGGCAGCTACTTCCGGTACACGGGCTCCCTCACCGTGCCGCCCTGCACCGAGAACGTCATCTGGAACGTCCTCGGCAAGGTGAGGCAGATCAGCAacgagcagctgcagctgctcaaGGCGCCGCTGCCCGGCAGCGACGCGAGACCGGTGCAGCCGCTCAACGGCAGGACCGTGCAGTTCTACAACCCGCCCAACAGCACAATCTCCTTCCAGATGTAA
- the LOC120696737 gene encoding uncharacterized protein LOC120696737 — translation MAASRAGDPPESTLLRIGDDIAWSEINGVYDRDDSLKENTNPKCLLKNHPHHNGSSQRFSGNLKPTAAPIIGLSGRLGAQGGAARRQHHHPPAIFPKTAKTGGGGRAPKTAVPEPGSPKVSCIGKVLSDRERARLGRPPRARGTSGPPGCCGGLGFLTRRGRSRNSVVECVDQSPPPQPLRREAREEEEEVPAAAVPPGLGGMRRFASGRREAEWAAEMQDDGHVARSGPL, via the coding sequence ATGGCCGCCTCGCGCGCCGGCGACCCGCCGGAGTCCACGCTTCTCCGCATCGGCGACGACATCGCCTGGTCCGAGATCAACGGCGTCTACGACCGCGACGACTCCCTCAAGGAGAACACCAACCCCAAGTGCCTCCTCAAGAACCACCCCCACCACAACGGCTCCTCGCAGCGCTTCTCCGGCAACCTCAAGCCGACGGCCGCGCCCATCATCGGCCTCTCCGGGAGGCTCGGAGCCCAGGGCGGAGCCGCGCGGCGGCAGCACCACCACCCGCCGGCCATCTTCCCCAAGACGGCcaagaccggcggcggcggccgcgcgcccaAGACGGCCGTCCCGGAGCCCGGGTCGCCCAAGGTCTCCTGCATCGGGAAGGTCCTCTCCGaccgcgagcgcgcgcgcctCGGCCGCCCGCCGAGGGCGCGCGGGACCTCGGGGCCGCCCGGGTGCTGCGGCGGGCTCGGGTTCTTAACGCGGCGCGGCCGGTCCAGGAACAGCGTCGTGGAGTGCGTCGACCAgtccccgccgccgcaaccTCTTCGGAGggaggcgagggaggaggaggaggaggtgccggcggcggcggtgccgccggGGCTGGGAGGCATGCGGCGGTTCGCGtcggggaggcgggaggcgGAGTGGGCGGCCGAGATGCAGGACGACGGGCACGTGGCGAGATCTGGGCCGTTGTAG
- the LOC120700343 gene encoding heat shock 70 kDa protein BIP5-like, with the protein MAGHGGIRATARTLLLILVCLLAAVSGLQIPHRYHAGTRTNSTPDRSRYRPGAAIAIDLGNTNSCVAGYGPGGKMDETLFRFCIPSWVAFADDGTALVGEDAKNHADADPEAVIFGFKRMLGLRRNHEDEEDVVQRLIERVPYKIGARNFVSPSVQVQAKDGAVRQVDVVEIASVVVAELKKMAEDHLGRKVRHAVVTVPQHFGGSSTWAAMDAGKIAGLDVVRTVSEPVAAAVAYGLRGKLREDGNALVLHRTVDYLVEVIKSTHGKDITEDRTALRNMSMACERAKKALSTQDHAQVSIESLFGGGMDFSHSLSRQKFEELNDDLFNKIIALVETVMAVAQLERSKNKIDGIVLVGGSTMIPKIQRIVKDYFGGNELNIRVKPDEAVVLGAAALHVHSSDNS; encoded by the exons ATGGCTGGCCATGGCGGCATCAGGGCTACGGCTCGCACACTGCTTCTAATCCTTGTctgcctgctcgccgccgtgtCAGGGCTCCAAATCCCGCACCGTTATCACGCGGGCACGCGCACGAACAGCACCCCTGATAGGTCTAGGTACCGGCCCGGAGCAGCGATCGCCATCGATCTGGGCAACACCAACTCTTGCGTCGCTGGCTATGGCCCTGGTGGCAAGATGGACGAGACCTTGTTCCGCTTCTGCATCCCCTCCTGGGTTGCCTTCGCCGACGACGGCACCGCCCTCGTCGGCGAGGACGCCAAGAACCACGCCGACGCTGACCCCGAGGCCGTCATCTTCGGTTTCAAGCGCATGCTCGGGCTAAG GCGAAAtcacgaggacgaggaggatgtCGTGCAGAGACTCATCGAGCGTGTGCCGTACAAGATCGGTGCACGGAACTTCGTCAGCCCGAGCGTCCAAGTGCAGGCCAAGGACGGCGCGGTCAGGCAGGTCGACGTTGTGGAGATCGCGTCCGTGGTGGTCGCCGAGCTAAAGAAGATGGCTGAGGACCACCTCGGCCGTAAGGTCAGGCACGCCGTCGTCACCGTCCCGCAACACTTCGGTGGCTCGTCGACGTGGGCGGCCATGGACGCCGGCAAGATCGCCGGGCTGGACGTCGTGCGCACGGTCTCGGAGCCGGTTGCGGCAGCTGTCGCCTACGGCCTCCGCGGGAAGCTGCGCGAGGACGGCAATGCGCTTGTCCTCCAT AGGACCGTGGACTACCTGGTCGAGGTGATCAAGTCCACGCATGGCAAGGATATCACAGAGGACAGGACTGCTCTCAGAAACATGAGCATGGCGTGTGAGCGTGCCAAGAAGGCTTTGAGTACTCAAGATCATGCCCAAGTCAGCATCGAGTCTCTATTCGGCGGCGGCATGGATTTCTCGCACTCGCTCTCGCGGCAAAAATTTGAGGAACTAAATGATGATCTGTTCAACAAAATCATTGCCTTGGTGGAGACAGTCATGGCAGTTGCTCAACTGGAGAGGAGCAAAAACAAGATCGATGGGATTGTTCTTGTTGGTGGCAGCACCATGATCCCTAAGATTCAGAGAATCGTTAAGGACTACTTTGGGGGGAATGAACTAAACATAAGGGTGAAACCAGACGAAGCCGTTGTTCTTGGAGCAGCAGCACTTCATGTGCATTCTTCTGATAATTCTTGA
- the LOC120700344 gene encoding luminal-binding protein 4-like, with translation MAAGGVPAATLQILLTLVCLLCAASGLQQIPNYDLPDMYRSFTRNRIWYPPAVEVIVIDLGNTNSCVAGYAPGKAETMFQFCIPSWVSFLGDGATLVGEAAKNHASAEPEVTAFGFKRLLGLTRYHWYEEGIVQRAIERFPYKIGTRSSDWPCIQVEAMDGTVKQHDLEDVASMVIAQLKVKAEEYLGRQVEYAIMTVPQHFSGPSKQDAEKAAMIAGLEIVDMVSEPVAVAVAYDLRRKLRKGSNALVLHVGGGTADASVVTVMMDGSPGILSYWDDPFLGGDDFDQRIVDYFAKLVKMKHGKDISEDSVALGKLRAACERAKKALSDQDHVQVTVESLFDGVDFSQPFSRSEFEELNDDTFQRVIALIRRVMLEAGRKRRSINIDEILLVGGSTKIPKIQRLVKDYFNGIGKEPNIRVEPHEAVALGAVLHTYSFD, from the coding sequence atggctgccggcggcgtgCCGGCGGCTACTCTTCAGATACTGTTGACGTTGGTTTGCTTGCTTTGTGCGGCGTCGGGGCTCCAACAAATTCCGAATTATGATCTCCCGGATATGTACAGGAGCTTCACGCGGAATCGGATCTGGTACCCGCCGGCCGTGGAAGTGATCGTCATCGATCTGGGCAACACCAACTCCTGCGTCGCCGGCTACGCCCCCGGCAAGGCCGAGACCATGTTCCAATTCTGCATCCCCTCCTGGGTCTCCTTCCTCGGCGACGGCGCTACCCTCGTCGGCGAGGCCGCAAAGAACCATGCCAGCGCCGAGCCTGAGGTCACGGCCTTCGGTTTCAAACGCCTGCTTGGGCTCACACGATACCACTGGTACGAAGAGGGCATCGTGCAGAGAGCCATCGAGCGCTTCCCGTACAAGATCGGTACAAGAAGCAGCGACTGGCCATGCATCCAAGTGGAGGCCATGGATGGTACGGTCAAGCAGCACGACCTCGAGGACGTCGCGTCCATGGTGATCGCCCAGCTCAAGGTCAAGGCCGAGGAGTACCTCGGACGTCAGGTCGAGTACGCCATCATGACCGTTCCACAGCATTTCAGCGGGCCGTCCAAGCAGGATGCCGAGAAGGCCGCCATGATTGCTGGGCTAGAGATAGTGGACATGGTCTCCGAGCCCGTCGCGGTTGCCGTCGCTTATGACCTCCGCAGGAAGCTGCGCAAGGGCAGCAATGCTCTAGTGCTCCATgttggcggcggcacggcggatgCGAGCGTCGTCACGGTTATGATGGATGGTTCTCCTGGGATCCTTTCGTACTGGGACGATCCTTTCCTTGGAGGAGATGATTTTGATCAAAGGATCGTGGACTATTTTGCCAAGCTGGTGAAGATGAAGCACGGGAAGGACATCAGTGAGGATTCGGTCGCTCTCGGAAAACTGAGGGCAGCATGCGAGCGTGCCAAGAAGGCATTGAGCGATCAGGATCATGTGCAAGTGACTGTTGAATCTCTTTTTGATGGCGTGGATTTCTCTCAGCCATTCTCACGGTCAGAGTTTGAGGAATTGAACGATGATACGTTCCAAAGAGTTATTGCATTGATAAGGAGAGTCATGCTAGAAGCAGGACGAAAGAGGAGGAGCATTAATATCGATGAGATTCTTCTTGTTGGTGGAAGCACCAAGATCCCAAAGATCCAAAGACTTGTCAAGGATTACTTTAATGGGATTGGGAAGGAACCAAACATAAGGGTGGAACCACATGAAGCAGTTGCTCTTGGAGCAGTACTTCATACCTACTCTTTTGACTGA
- the LOC120700519 gene encoding uncharacterized protein LOC120700519, whose translation MGMAARRRFTKPEPATTSPSPRLHMPCWLRLWVVLLTLLLSPSHACSAKYTGISEEGKCRYDLTSIATLSCVRPDGVWRPPSDTCCSALLYAIDQVPGSDVSGACCLCRYLKERVGPPKLATTYIMCNGEDKHIVTKWSSFPIKKCLDECGQATISSLGIEHEDTPGVQAQGTINEGKEHVSGIGQTHATTKVIWVAVVVFIVILIWLICFSNFRRSFKATENASEPRSGRRRSVGSSSSAKRKEKRLSSST comes from the exons ATGGGAATGGCAGCACGCCGCCGCTTCACTAAGCCCGAGCCTGCGACGACTTCACCTTCGCCCCGAC TCCATATGCCATGCTGGTTGCGGTTATGGGTGGTCCTGCTCACACTCCTACTATCACCGTCTCATGCTTGTTCAGCTAAGTATACTGGAATATCAGAAGAGGGTAAATGCCGTTACGACTTGACGAGCATAGCTACTCTATCATGCGTGCGGCCAGATGGTGTATGGAGGCCACCCTCAGATACATGCTGCAGCGCATTACTGTATGCTATTGATCAAGTTCCAGGTAGCGATGTGAGCGGAGCATGCTGCCTTTGCCGTTATCTCAAAGAAAGAGTGGGACCTCCAAAACTGGCTACAACCTATATTATGTGCAATGGAGAGGACAAACACATCGTCACCAAGTGGTCGTCGTTTCCAATCAAAAAATGTTTGGACG AATGTGGGCAAGCAACCATTTCCTCACTCGGCATAGAGCATGAGGAtactccaggggtacaagcacaaggCACTATCAACGAGGGAAAAGAACATGTCAGTGGAATAGGACAAACACACGCCACTACCAAGGTCATCTGGGTAGCTGTTGTAGTATTCATTGTGATATTGATATGGCTTATTTGCTTCTCGAATTTTCGGAGATCGTTCAAGGCAACTGAAAATGCAAGTGAACCCCGATCTGGGCGCCGGCGATCTGTTGGGTCTTCATCATCAGCAAAGCGAAAGGAGAAAAGGCTTTCATCATCAACATGA
- the LOC120700345 gene encoding aspartyl protease family protein At5g10770-like → MAINLGTPAVFNLVTIDTGSTLSWVSCERCQIKCHQQAYEAGPKFNPQSSTTYRQIGCSNEDCINIHQDNGIPYGCIDETDTCLYSVRYGSQYSAGNLGRDRLTLGDITVVDDFLFGCSMDDVFYGSEAGVIGFGNKSYSFFNQMARQTSYNAFAYCFPSDHQAEGFLIIGPYPQRLELVTPLIRGYGLRSYVYSLLLLDMTVDGKRLEVDPSIDTRQIMVVDSGTDDTFVSSPTFYALAEAVTSAMRDKGYYREYGSEKVCFRPDGGEPVNWRGLPWMEMQFLRATVKLPPENVFHQQSVDRICLAFQPDTSGVRDVRILGNKALRSFRVVYDLQKMTFGFQARAC, encoded by the coding sequence ATGGCCATCAATCTGGGCACACCTGCCGTCTTCAACCTCGTCACCATCGACACCGGCTCCACCCTCTCCTGGGTCAGCTGCGAGAGGTGTCAGATAAAATGCCACCAGCAAGCATACGAAGCTGGCCCAAAGTTCAACCCTCAAAGCTCCACTACATACCGGCAGATCGGCTGCTCCAACGAGGATTGCATCAACATCCACCAAGACAACGGCATCCCCTACGGTTGCATCGACGAGACGGACACCTGCCTCTACAGCGTACGCTACGGGTCGCAGTACTCGGCGGGGAATCTCGGGAGAGACAGGCTcactctaggcgacatcaccgTCGTCGATGACTTCCTCTTTGGCTGCAGCATGGACGACGTGTTCTACGGCTCCGAGGCAGGCGTCATCGGCTTCGGCAACAAGAGCTACTCCTTCTTCAACCAGATGGCCCGGCAGACGAGCTACAACGCCTTCGCCTACTGCTTTCCCAGTGACCACCAAGCCGAGGGGTTTCTCATCATCGGACCATACCCACAGAGGCTGGAGCTCGTCACCCCGTTGATCAGGGGATACGGGCTCAGATCGTACGTGTACTCCCTTCTGCTGCTGGACATGACAGTCGACGGGAAGCGGCTCGAGGTCGATCCATCCATCGACACACGTCAGATCATGGTGGTTGATTCTGGCACCGATGACACCTTCGTCTCGTCTCCAACTTTCTATGCTCTAGCCGAGGCGGTGACATCGGCGATGCGGGATAAGGGGTATTACCGTGAGTACGGTAGCGAGAAGGTCTGCTTCAGGCCTGACGGCGGTGAGCCGGTGAACTGGAGAGGCTTGCCGTGGATGGAGATGCAGTTCCTCAGGGCGACCGTGAAACTGCCGCCGGAAAATGTGTTCCATCAGCAGTCTGTTGATCGGATATGCTTGGCGTTCCAGCCTGATACCTCTGGCGTGCGAGATGTTCGGATTCTTGGGAACAAGGCACTGAGATCGTTCAGGGTTGTGTATGATCTGCAGAAGATGACCTTTGGCTTCCAGGCACGGGCTTGTTGA
- the LOC120696738 gene encoding signal recognition particle 54 kDa protein, chloroplastic-like: protein MGDVLSFVEKAQEVMRQDAEELQKKILSAKFNFNDFLKHTQMIAKMGSFSRLICMIPGMNKVALAQIREAEKNLKFMESMINVMTPEERERPELLAESRERRRRVAKDSRKTEQQKMMGAMQGKDSPNMDELMESIKAEEQGAADTGRRRRKYGNLRQRQLDVMRSFRRR from the exons ATGGGAGATGTACTCTCATTTGTTGAAAAAGCACAAGAAGTG ATGCGCCAAGATGCAGAGGAATTACAGAAGAAGATCTTGAGTGCAAAATTTAACTTCAATGACTTTCTGAAGCACACACAAATGATTGCAAAAATGGGTTCATTCAGTCGTTTAATTTGCATGATTCCAGGCATGAACAAG GTTGCCCTGGCACAAATTCGTGAAGCTGAGAAGAATCTCAAGTTTATGGAATCAATGATCAATGTGATGACTCCTG AGGAAAGGGAAAGACCAGAATTACTTGCTGAATCACGTGAGAGAAGGAGAAGAGTGGCCAAGGATTCTAGAAAGACTGAACAGCAG AAAATGATGGGTGCCATGCAAGGAAAAGACTCTCCCAACATGGACGAACTCATGGAGTCAATTAAGGCTGAGGAGCAG GGTGCTGCCGATACTGGAAGGCGCAGGAGGAAGTATGGCAACCTGAGGCAGCGGCAACTGGATGTGATGCGTAGTTTCCGCCGACGTTGA